From Streptosporangium album, the proteins below share one genomic window:
- a CDS encoding purple acid phosphatase family protein: MKLDKGTQGLGLVLRRVAMSATAAAIGVTAVFGSGLTTAARADSAMLTGIILGVGANETQRVVSWYSSTDTAQVVQVAPTSKIVNGQFPASAVTFPATVTANSVNGGYNAHVTIDSLKQNTAYSYRAGAEGAWSPTYSFTTQDFKGNNLDFLFFGDPQIGSSGNVAKDQAGWQDTLDVALAADPKAELLVSGGDQVETANTETQWTAFLAPDKLRQYPWAATIGNHDVGGKAYEQHFWTPNTDRSAPYYNGSATTRSGGDYWFMYKNVLFIDINSNAYANGADAAHINYITNVVKEHGADAKHTVLIYHHAIYSPASHANDSDNQQRRQDFPTAFSKLGVDLVLQGHDHSYSRSYVIKNGQKANKDEQPGAAEVVKGPGGVIYVTANSASGSKYYDLTAPNTTKDPNYGPDPLNPKSHWANSVENQEHVRTYVKVQVRGNKLVVENIRSGTCAAPNAAVELGQESWCGPNNGAGAAQPVGSTVDKVVIHTQNNKANEHTPAAAESDWLQ, from the coding sequence ATGAAGCTCGACAAGGGGACACAGGGCCTCGGGCTTGTTCTGCGCCGGGTCGCCATGAGCGCCACCGCGGCGGCCATCGGCGTCACCGCAGTGTTCGGCAGCGGCCTGACGACCGCGGCCCGCGCTGACAGCGCGATGCTCACCGGCATCATCCTCGGCGTGGGCGCCAACGAAACGCAGCGGGTCGTGTCGTGGTACTCCTCGACCGACACCGCGCAGGTGGTCCAGGTCGCGCCGACTTCCAAGATCGTCAACGGCCAGTTCCCCGCAAGCGCCGTCACCTTCCCGGCCACGGTCACCGCCAACAGCGTCAACGGCGGCTACAACGCTCACGTCACGATCGACAGCCTGAAGCAGAACACCGCGTACTCCTACCGTGCGGGTGCCGAGGGCGCTTGGTCCCCGACGTACTCCTTCACGACCCAGGACTTCAAGGGCAACAACCTCGATTTCCTGTTCTTCGGCGACCCGCAGATCGGCTCGTCCGGCAATGTGGCGAAGGACCAGGCCGGTTGGCAGGACACCCTGGACGTCGCCCTCGCCGCCGACCCGAAGGCCGAGCTGCTGGTCTCGGGCGGTGACCAGGTCGAGACCGCCAACACCGAGACGCAGTGGACCGCCTTCCTCGCACCCGACAAGCTGCGCCAGTACCCGTGGGCCGCCACCATCGGTAACCACGACGTCGGCGGCAAGGCGTACGAGCAGCACTTCTGGACGCCGAACACCGACCGTTCCGCGCCGTACTACAACGGCAGCGCGACGACCCGGTCGGGCGGCGACTACTGGTTCATGTACAAGAACGTCCTGTTCATCGACATCAACAGCAACGCCTACGCCAACGGCGCCGACGCCGCGCATATCAACTACATCACCAACGTCGTCAAGGAGCACGGCGCCGACGCCAAGCACACGGTGCTCATCTACCACCACGCGATTTACTCGCCGGCCAGCCACGCGAACGACAGCGACAACCAGCAGCGTCGTCAGGACTTCCCGACCGCCTTTTCGAAGCTCGGCGTCGACCTGGTCCTGCAGGGTCACGACCACAGCTACTCCCGCAGCTACGTGATCAAGAACGGTCAGAAGGCGAACAAGGACGAGCAGCCCGGTGCCGCCGAGGTGGTCAAGGGTCCGGGCGGCGTCATCTATGTGACGGCGAACTCCGCCTCGGGTTCGAAGTACTACGACCTCACCGCTCCGAACACGACCAAGGACCCGAACTACGGCCCCGACCCGCTGAACCCCAAGAGCCACTGGGCCAACTCGGTCGAGAACCAGGAGCACGTCCGCACCTACGTGAAGGTCCAGGTGCGCGGCAACAAGCTCGTCGTCGAGAACATCCGCAGCGGCACCTGCGCTGCCCCCAACGCCGCGGTGGAGCTGGGCCAGGAGTCGTGGTGCGGCCCGAACAACGGCGCCGGCGCTGCTCAGCCGGTCGGCTCCACCGTCGACAAGGTAGTGATCCACACGCAGAACAACAAGGCCAACGAGCACACGCCGGCCGCAGCTGAGTCCGACTGGCTTCAGTAG
- a CDS encoding HupE/UreJ family protein: MSPAARRRAGAVIAAVAVAVLLSAVPALAHGFTSTVYADLTSPETGHVRTELQLEYDLLVVSAADYEKDDPLFRAGTAAFEAGDAAEQAAALDAHADSVVVYVTERFGVTAGGKACTPVRDGDFTIGQREGVPYALLFLDYRCPESAEAHEVRSGLFPGSEGYVRDSKTIVTYDLDLKSGSTALDAQHRSFSTQQSWIERFWQFFRLGAEHLLSGLDHILFLLALIAGSRRLREIVLAATTFTLAHSVTFILAALGLVQVPASFVEPVIALSIAVVAGWHLWRIWRRRSHATDLETVGHGHLRLDRAGWTRLAVVFCFGLVHGLGFAAALGIDQAWSWTLLWSLLVFNVGIEVVQLAIIIVVFPLLALVRHRQPAAGLWTTGAIAAGVSVMGLVWFVQRVLGI; this comes from the coding sequence ATGTCCCCCGCCGCTCGGCGTCGTGCCGGTGCTGTCATCGCCGCCGTAGCCGTGGCCGTCCTGCTCAGTGCCGTGCCCGCTCTTGCCCACGGGTTCACCTCGACCGTGTACGCCGACCTCACCTCGCCCGAGACCGGGCACGTCCGCACCGAGCTCCAGCTGGAGTACGACCTGCTCGTCGTCTCCGCCGCCGACTACGAGAAGGATGATCCACTCTTCCGGGCGGGCACCGCGGCGTTCGAGGCCGGTGACGCGGCGGAGCAGGCCGCCGCGCTCGACGCCCACGCCGACTCGGTCGTCGTGTACGTGACCGAGCGCTTCGGCGTCACGGCCGGGGGCAAGGCGTGCACCCCGGTCCGGGACGGCGACTTCACGATCGGGCAACGCGAGGGTGTCCCGTACGCGCTGCTGTTCCTCGACTACCGGTGCCCGGAGTCCGCTGAAGCGCACGAGGTGCGCAGCGGGCTGTTCCCGGGCTCCGAGGGCTATGTACGCGACAGCAAGACGATCGTCACCTACGACCTCGACCTGAAGTCCGGAAGCACCGCCCTCGACGCTCAGCATCGGTCGTTCTCCACGCAACAGTCCTGGATCGAGCGGTTCTGGCAGTTCTTCCGGCTCGGAGCCGAGCACCTGCTCAGCGGACTCGACCACATCCTGTTCCTGCTGGCACTCATCGCGGGATCACGCCGCCTGCGCGAGATCGTGCTGGCGGCGACGACCTTCACGCTGGCCCACTCGGTGACCTTCATCCTCGCCGCTCTCGGCCTCGTGCAGGTGCCCGCGTCGTTCGTCGAGCCGGTCATCGCCCTCTCGATCGCGGTCGTGGCGGGCTGGCATCTGTGGCGGATCTGGCGACGCCGATCGCACGCCACAGATCTCGAGACGGTCGGTCACGGTCACCTCAGACTGGACCGCGCGGGCTGGACGCGGCTCGCGGTGGTCTTCTGCTTCGGCCTCGTACACGGTCTCGGCTTCGCCGCGGCACTGGGGATCGACCAGGCCTGGTCGTGGACGCTTCTGTGGTCGCTGCTCGTCTTCAACGTGGGCATCGAGGTCGTCCAGCTGGCGATCATCATCGTCGTCTTCCCGCTGCTCGCCCTGGTGCGCCACCGCCAACCGGCCGCGGGGCTGTGGACGACCGGGGCGATCGCAGCGGGTGTGTCCGTGATGGGCCTGGTGTGGTTCGTGCAACGAGTTCTCGGAATCTGA
- a CDS encoding type II toxin-antitoxin system VapC family toxin has translation MIICDTGPLVALFNADDNDHKRCLDFLERHPGPLVIPGPVLTEVCWLIESRVGPEVEAQFLQSIVDGVLTLEAVISADIARMADLVRAYADFPLGAADASVVAVAERLNVHEIATLDLRHFHVVKPKHVSAFTLLP, from the coding sequence ATGATCATCTGTGACACCGGCCCCCTCGTCGCGCTGTTCAACGCGGACGATAACGACCATAAACGCTGTCTCGACTTCCTCGAACGTCACCCCGGCCCACTGGTCATCCCCGGCCCAGTACTCACCGAGGTTTGCTGGCTCATCGAATCCCGCGTCGGCCCCGAGGTCGAAGCCCAGTTCCTCCAGTCAATCGTCGACGGCGTTCTCACCCTCGAAGCCGTCATCAGCGCGGACATCGCCCGGATGGCCGATCTCGTCCGAGCCTACGCCGACTTCCCATTGGGCGCCGCCGACGCCTCCGTGGTCGCTGTAGCCGAACGCCTCAACGTCCATGAGATCGCCACCCTGGACCTCCGCCATTTCCACGTCGTGAAGCCCAAGCATGTCAGCGCCTTCACACTGCTTCCGTAG
- a CDS encoding helix-turn-helix domain-containing protein produces the protein MGTRRPLTLEDREEISRCLVAKMSGTDIAAHIGRTPSLVSQEISRHGGRDGYRAHRADANAATSRSRPKCRKLQEDGDLRKHVVHGLQVGWSPDQIAGRLRRERGYGDPGKVVSHEPEFRVISGH, from the coding sequence ATGGGTACGCGCAGGCCGCTCACACTTGAAGATCGCGAGGAGATCTCGCGATGCCTGGTGGCGAAGATGTCCGGAACGGACATAGCGGCGCACATCGGCCGTACTCCGTCGTTGGTGTCTCAAGAGATCAGCCGACACGGGGGACGCGACGGATACCGGGCACATCGGGCCGACGCGAACGCGGCCACCTCGCGGTCGCGCCCGAAATGCCGGAAACTCCAGGAGGACGGCGATCTGCGGAAACACGTCGTGCACGGTCTCCAGGTGGGTTGGTCGCCTGATCAGATCGCTGGCCGGTTGCGTCGCGAGCGCGGATACGGGGACCCTGGAAAGGTGGTGTCTCACGAGCCCGAGTTCCGCGTAATTAGCGGTCACTAG
- a CDS encoding IS30 family transposase, producing the protein MSPRVSPGQAPVSSSSRSELRGTQDEAIYTWMYALPKGEPAVQGIQLRSGRTERKPRGHTKVPGARIVGMRSIDDRPEEVAGRQVPGHWEGDLIIGKAGKTAAGALVERTSRFTAIIALPDGRTSDAVCNALIDKVSDLPDRFLKSITWDQGSEMAKHAALTVDTELDVYFAHPHSPWERGINEKTNGLIREYLPKGTVIPDDSRILNEIADSLNSRPRRVLGYETPAEVMAELIAAEIHSTD; encoded by the coding sequence GTGTCTCCACGCGTTTCCCCAGGTCAAGCACCGGTTTCGAGCTCTAGCCGCTCCGAATTACGCGGAACGCAGGACGAGGCGATTTACACCTGGATGTACGCGTTGCCCAAGGGTGAGCCGGCCGTTCAAGGCATTCAGCTGCGCTCGGGACGCACCGAACGCAAGCCGCGGGGCCACACCAAGGTGCCGGGCGCCCGGATTGTGGGGATGCGTTCCATCGACGACCGTCCCGAGGAGGTCGCTGGACGGCAGGTCCCCGGCCACTGGGAAGGCGACCTCATCATCGGCAAAGCCGGCAAAACGGCCGCCGGCGCCCTGGTCGAGCGAACCAGTCGCTTCACCGCGATCATCGCGCTGCCCGACGGCCGCACCTCCGACGCGGTCTGCAACGCCTTGATCGACAAGGTGTCCGACTTGCCCGACCGTTTCCTCAAATCGATCACCTGGGATCAGGGAAGCGAGATGGCCAAGCACGCCGCCCTCACCGTGGACACCGAGCTCGATGTCTATTTCGCCCATCCTCATTCCCCTTGGGAGCGAGGAATCAACGAGAAAACAAACGGGCTTATTCGCGAATATCTCCCCAAGGGAACGGTCATTCCCGATGACTCTAGAATCCTCAACGAAATTGCCGATTCGCTCAATTCTCGCCCGCGAAGAGTGTTAGGATATGAAACGCCAGCTGAAGTTATGGCTGAGCTGATCGCCGCTGAAATTCACTCCACCGATTGA